The DNA segment TCTATTTCTCTATCTCCTACAACTAAGGAATCAGAGTAACCTATTTCTATTTCGCCTATTTTTTTATTATCTTCTTGTAAATCTATCTTTTTTACTACATAATTATTTCCACTGTCACTATCCATCCCCATCATATCCATCATATGTTCATGCATGTTTGAATTATTTCTTGTTATAGATAAAATTACATCTCCTTCATTATTTTTAACTAATATATCAAATCCCTTTGCAACTGGAGAGAATTTCATATTTTTCATTTCAGATTTGTCCCAGTTATTTTCCCTATAACTATTTTTTATTAAATCTACAACATCATCTACTCTATTTTGTTTTTGGCTTGTTAAATATTCATCAAATTTATTTGAAAGGGTAATATTTGATATTATAGCAATTGTTATAACTGCTATAAGTGATGCTACTATCATAAGTGTTGTTATTCTACCTCTTAGATGATTCAACATGTTTTATCACTCCAAAAATTTATATCCAACCCCATATACCGTTTTTATATATTTATTATTTTTATCTTCTATTTTGTGCCTTAAGTTTTTAACGTGTGCATCTATTGTTCTATCATAACCTTCATAATCATAGCCAAATACTTTTACGATTAATTCATCTCTTGTAAATACTTTTTGTGTGTTTTCTACAAATAATTTAAGTAAATCAAACTCAGTTTTAGTTAGATCTATAACATTATTTGACTTAGTAACTTCTCTACTCTCAAAATTAATATCTAAATCTCCAATAGTTAAAATATCATTTTTCACATTGTTTTTTTCTATTCTTCTAAATATTGCCCTTATTCTAGCTAAAAGCTCCTTTGGACTAAATGGCTTGACTATATAATCATCTGCACCTATATCTAGTCCATTTATTCTATCTTGTTCCATAGATTTTGCTGTAAGCATTATTGTAGGTACTTGTGATGTTTTTCTAATCTTTTGTAATATTTCTTCACCTTTTATATCCGGTAACATTAAATCTAAAATTAAAAAATCTATATTTTCATTTTCATATATATCAAATGTTTGTTTTCCGTTGTACGCAGTATATACATTATATCCTTCTTTTTCTAAGTAAGCTTTTATAACTTCTACTATTTCCTTTTGATCATCTACTACTAAAAAGTTTTTTTTCATATTAACACCTCTACCTAATTATACTATATAATAAAATCCAGCATTAGCTGGATTTTATTATATTATAACATTTTGAAGAAAATATGAATTTAATATTTCCTCTTTAATAATTTTTCTGTTATTTCATATATAATTTTTTTACTTTCGTTTTCTGGAAGTGATTCTATATTTTTAAATGCTCTATTTGTATATTTTATAGCTAGCCTCTTTGATCTTTCTATTGCATCTGAATTTTTAACTATATTTATGATTTCGATTACATCTTCGTTATCAATATTATCTTTTTTTATTATATCTTCTAAATTATTATTGCCTTCTAAAATAGCATATATTAAAGGTAAAGTAAAAAATCCTTGTTTAAGATCATTTTTTATGCTCTTCCCCATTGTATTTTCATTCGCTGTATAATCTAATATATCATCTATTATTTGAAATG comes from the Senegalia massiliensis genome and includes:
- a CDS encoding response regulator transcription factor, which translates into the protein MKKNFLVVDDQKEIVEVIKAYLEKEGYNVYTAYNGKQTFDIYENENIDFLILDLMLPDIKGEEILQKIRKTSQVPTIMLTAKSMEQDRINGLDIGADDYIVKPFSPKELLARIRAIFRRIEKNNVKNDILTIGDLDINFESREVTKSNNVIDLTKTEFDLLKLFVENTQKVFTRDELIVKVFGYDYEGYDRTIDAHVKNLRHKIEDKNNKYIKTVYGVGYKFLE